In one Oreochromis aureus strain Israel breed Guangdong linkage group 2, ZZ_aureus, whole genome shotgun sequence genomic region, the following are encoded:
- the neurog1 gene encoding neurogenin-1: MDSLYSDIDSNSCDFFPHSEDEESRGQRCASPQPEQQQKKQRRRGRARSDATVQVVKKNRRLKANDRERNRMHNLNDALDALRGVLPAFPDETKLTKIETLRFAHNYIWALSETIRIADLQADKVGEPPVLLSPCLAEAPSPGSDACSWSSSGSSSSSSPAYCASSPGSPAAPEDYSYLRQDALYGFRSFVPGIY, translated from the coding sequence ATGGACTCGCTCTACTCCGATATCGACAGCAACAGCTGCGACTTCTTCCCGCACAGCGAAGATGAGGAGTCCCGCGGCCAGCGCTGCGCGTCCCCGCAGCccgagcagcagcagaagaagcagCGGCGTCGCGGCCGCGCGCGCAGCGACGCCACGGTGCAGGTGGTGAAGAAGAACCGGCGCCTGAAAGCCAACGACCGCGAGCGTAACCGCATGCACAACCTGAACGACGCGCTGGACGCGCTGCGCGGCGTGCTGCCCGCTTTCCCGGACGAGACGAAGCTGACGAAAATCGAGACTCTGCGGTTCGCGCACAACTACATCTGGGCGCTGTCCGAGACCATCCGCATCGCGGACCTGCAGGCGGATAAGGTCGGAGAGCCGCCCGTGCTGCTCAGCCCGTGCCTAGCCGAGGCCCCGAGCCCGGGCAGCGATGCCTGCTCCTGGAGCTCCAGcggctcctcgtcctcctcctccccgGCCTACTGCGCCTCCAGCCCGGGCAGCCCCGCCGCGCCCGAGGACTACAGCTACCTGCGGCAGGACGCTCTGTACGGCTTCCGCAGCTTCGTACCGGGCATCTACTGA